Proteins from one Polynucleobacter wuianus genomic window:
- a CDS encoding RnfH family protein, whose product MASRTINIWICDARQGSPTLSPFELTIGPDELPTVGLALLRAGLATSKDDPALTRKGCFGVFGKRKEWNSPIYAGDRLELYSPLLIDPKAVRRKKANQNQDAKFQAAAAKKKARRL is encoded by the coding sequence ATGGCTAGTCGCACTATTAATATCTGGATTTGTGATGCGAGGCAGGGCAGTCCGACTTTGAGCCCTTTTGAACTCACTATCGGACCTGATGAGTTGCCTACCGTTGGTTTGGCTCTTCTTCGGGCGGGCTTGGCAACAAGCAAGGATGATCCTGCTTTGACCAGGAAAGGCTGTTTTGGAGTGTTTGGCAAGCGTAAGGAGTGGAATAGCCCAATCTACGCCGGAGATCGCTTAGAGCTTTACTCCCCACTATTAATCGACCCCAAAGCAGTACGGCGTAAGAAAGCCAACCAGAACCAGGACGCCAAATTCCAGGCTGCCGCAGCCAAAAAGAAGGCTAGGAGGCTATAA
- the guaA gene encoding glutamine-hydrolyzing GMP synthase yields MHDKILILDFGSQVTQLIARRVRDARVYSEIHPYDCDPEFIRKFIQEQGGKGIILSGGPSSVTEDGSPRAPQIVFELGVPVLGICYGMQTMANQLGGAVASAESLGKAREFGYSEVRAHGHTHLLKGIQDFSTSEGHGILKVWMSHGDSVTSMPPSFKLMASTESCPIAGMADEERRFYAFQFHPEVTHTIQGEAILERFVHEICKCKPDWVMGDYIAEAVENIRKQVGNEEVILGLSGGVDSSVAAALIHRAIGDQLTCVFVDHGLLRLNEGDMVMEMFARNLGVKVIRIDAKEKFMGELAGVPDPEAKRKIIGKEFVEIFQTESGKIKNAKWLAQGTIYPDVIESAGKGKKGAHTIKSHHNVGGLPEDMHLKLLEPLRELFKDEVRELGVALGLPREMVYRHPFPGPGLGVRILGEVKAEFASLLQRADAIFIEELRNTIDQASQKSWYDLTSQAFAVFLPVKSVGVMGDGRTYEYVVALRAVQTQDFMTAHWAHLPHELLGKVSNRIINEVRGINRVVYDISGKPPATIEWE; encoded by the coding sequence GTGCACGACAAAATACTGATTCTCGACTTTGGTTCGCAAGTAACTCAATTAATTGCCCGTCGTGTACGTGATGCACGAGTATATTCAGAGATTCACCCTTACGATTGCGATCCAGAATTCATTCGCAAATTTATTCAAGAGCAGGGTGGCAAGGGAATCATTCTTTCTGGTGGTCCTAGTTCAGTAACAGAAGATGGTAGCCCTCGCGCTCCACAAATCGTTTTTGAGTTAGGCGTGCCTGTACTGGGTATTTGCTACGGCATGCAAACTATGGCAAATCAACTGGGTGGCGCAGTAGCATCTGCCGAGTCATTAGGTAAGGCACGTGAGTTTGGTTACTCTGAAGTACGTGCCCATGGTCACACTCATTTACTTAAAGGTATTCAAGACTTCTCTACTAGTGAAGGCCACGGAATCCTGAAGGTCTGGATGAGTCATGGCGATTCAGTAACTAGCATGCCGCCATCATTTAAGCTGATGGCTTCTACGGAGTCTTGCCCAATAGCAGGTATGGCAGATGAAGAGCGTCGCTTTTATGCATTCCAATTTCATCCAGAAGTAACCCACACCATTCAGGGCGAAGCAATTCTTGAGCGTTTCGTACATGAGATTTGCAAATGCAAGCCAGATTGGGTGATGGGCGATTACATTGCTGAAGCAGTTGAAAATATACGTAAGCAAGTTGGTAATGAAGAGGTCATTTTGGGTTTGTCCGGTGGTGTTGACTCTAGCGTAGCTGCTGCATTGATTCATCGCGCGATCGGCGATCAATTGACTTGCGTGTTCGTAGATCATGGCTTGCTTCGTTTAAATGAAGGCGACATGGTGATGGAAATGTTCGCACGCAATTTAGGTGTGAAGGTTATCCGTATTGATGCTAAAGAAAAATTCATGGGTGAGTTAGCTGGTGTCCCTGATCCTGAGGCAAAGCGCAAGATCATCGGTAAAGAATTTGTAGAAATCTTCCAGACTGAATCTGGCAAGATCAAGAACGCCAAGTGGTTGGCGCAGGGAACGATTTATCCAGACGTGATTGAATCCGCCGGTAAAGGCAAGAAGGGTGCCCACACCATTAAGAGTCATCATAATGTTGGCGGCCTTCCTGAAGATATGCACCTCAAGTTGCTTGAGCCCTTGCGTGAATTATTCAAAGATGAAGTGCGCGAGCTCGGCGTTGCATTAGGCTTGCCACGTGAGATGGTTTATCGCCACCCATTCCCAGGGCCAGGCTTAGGTGTTCGTATCTTGGGTGAGGTTAAAGCTGAATTTGCTAGCCTCTTACAACGTGCTGACGCGATCTTTATTGAAGAGCTTCGCAATACGATAGATCAGGCTAGTCAAAAATCTTGGTATGACCTGACTAGCCAAGCATTCGCCGTGTTTTTGCCAGTCAAATCCGTTGGTGTCATGGGTGATGGTAGAACATATGAGTATGTCGTGGCGCTCAGAGCAGTACAGACACAGGATTTCATGACGGCTCATTGGGCACATTTACCGCATGAGTTACTTGGTAAAGTTTCTAATCGCATCATCAATGAAGTGCGCGGTATTAATCGTGTTGTATACGATATCAGTGGAAAACCTCCGGCAACGATCGAGTGGGAGTGA
- the guaB gene encoding IMP dehydrogenase — translation MRLIQKALTFDDVLLVPAYSSVLPRDANLASKLTRDISLNTPLVSAAMDTVTEGRLAIAMASEGGIGIVHKNLKPAEQAREVAKVKRYESGVLRDPITIGPDVTLRQVIQLSREHGFSGFPVLTGKEVVGIITNRDLRFEEDLDAPVKTKMTPRERLVTVKEGCSLDEAKRLMSQHRLERVLVVNDKFELRGLITVKDILKATEHPNACKDGEGKLRVGAAVGVGPDNDERIELLVRAGVDVIVVDTAHGHSQGVLDRVKWVKKNYPQVQVIGGNIATGDAAKALADHGADGVKVGIGPGSICTTRIVAGVGVPQITAIVNVATALKGTGIPLIADGGVRYSGDVAKALAAGASSVMMGGMFAGTEEAPGEVFLYQGRSYKSYRGMGSLGAMADGSADRYFQSDIVANAEKLVPEGIEGQVPYKGSVLAILHQLTGGIRSSMGYLGCKTIAELHEKANFVEITSAGVRESHVHDVKITKEAPNYHID, via the coding sequence ATGCGACTCATTCAAAAAGCACTCACTTTTGACGATGTGCTCCTCGTACCGGCCTATTCTTCGGTGCTCCCTCGAGATGCCAACTTGGCAAGTAAATTAACTCGAGATATTTCACTTAATACACCGTTGGTATCTGCAGCGATGGATACCGTAACTGAAGGTCGTTTGGCAATTGCCATGGCTAGTGAAGGTGGTATCGGCATTGTTCATAAAAACTTAAAGCCTGCAGAACAAGCTCGGGAGGTGGCTAAAGTCAAGCGTTATGAATCTGGTGTTTTGCGCGATCCAATCACAATCGGTCCAGATGTCACCTTGCGTCAAGTCATTCAACTTTCTCGAGAGCATGGCTTCTCAGGATTTCCAGTTCTGACGGGCAAAGAAGTTGTCGGCATTATCACGAACCGCGATTTACGTTTTGAAGAAGACTTGGATGCACCCGTTAAAACCAAAATGACTCCACGTGAGCGTTTAGTAACAGTAAAAGAAGGTTGCTCATTAGATGAGGCGAAACGCTTGATGAGTCAGCATCGTCTTGAACGCGTTCTAGTTGTCAATGATAAATTTGAATTGCGTGGTCTCATTACTGTTAAAGATATTTTGAAAGCCACTGAGCATCCAAATGCTTGTAAAGATGGCGAAGGTAAGCTACGCGTTGGTGCGGCGGTCGGCGTAGGCCCTGATAACGATGAGCGTATTGAGTTGTTGGTGCGTGCTGGTGTTGATGTGATTGTGGTCGATACCGCTCACGGACACAGCCAAGGTGTATTAGATCGCGTCAAATGGGTTAAGAAAAACTATCCACAGGTACAAGTAATTGGTGGCAATATCGCTACCGGTGATGCTGCCAAAGCATTGGCTGATCATGGTGCTGATGGTGTGAAGGTTGGTATTGGCCCAGGTTCCATTTGTACTACTCGTATTGTTGCCGGTGTGGGTGTTCCACAAATTACTGCGATTGTGAATGTTGCCACTGCCTTAAAAGGTACAGGCATTCCATTGATAGCTGACGGCGGTGTACGTTATTCCGGTGACGTTGCTAAAGCATTAGCTGCTGGCGCAAGTTCTGTGATGATGGGTGGTATGTTCGCTGGTACAGAAGAGGCTCCAGGCGAAGTCTTCTTATATCAAGGACGCTCATATAAGAGTTATCGCGGTATGGGTTCTTTGGGCGCGATGGCTGATGGTTCTGCCGATCGTTATTTCCAGAGCGACATCGTTGCGAATGCTGAGAAGCTCGTGCCAGAAGGTATTGAAGGACAAGTTCCTTACAAAGGCAGTGTATTAGCAATCTTGCATCAACTCACTGGTGGCATTCGCTCCTCTATGGGTTATCTCGGTTGCAAGACCATTGCCGAACTTCATGAAAAAGCCAATTTTGTGGAAATTACATCAGCAGGCGTGCGCGAGTCACACGTTCATGATGTGAAGATCACTAAGGAAGCACCGAATTACCACATTGATTAA
- a CDS encoding tyrosine-type recombinase/integrase, with translation MQRNQKEVGKNNKRKQYIAIAKLYLGVKTMAKQAKTLNQQELRRVLDYVATRKHALRNRALITISMYSGMRCGEISNLLYSDVIDAEGKVRNEIRLRAEDTKTKEARTVFVSEKLQKELQQYAKVYKPKDVNVKFIYSQKEDSDGFTPNTLCQLYFNIYKGAGLQNCSSHSGRRTFATEIANKGVSIRVLQKLLGHKNIQTTSIYVDANDDMLRKAVNLA, from the coding sequence ATGCAAAGAAATCAAAAAGAGGTAGGAAAAAATAACAAAAGAAAACAATATATAGCTATTGCAAAATTATATTTAGGTGTGAAAACAATGGCTAAGCAAGCAAAAACATTAAATCAACAAGAGTTGCGTAGAGTTTTAGATTACGTTGCAACAAGAAAGCACGCATTACGAAATAGGGCGCTTATAACCATCAGTATGTATTCAGGTATGCGTTGCGGAGAAATTAGTAATTTGCTGTATTCGGACGTAATTGATGCAGAAGGTAAGGTGCGTAACGAAATTAGATTGCGTGCAGAAGATACTAAGACTAAAGAAGCACGTACAGTATTTGTTAGTGAGAAATTGCAGAAGGAATTACAGCAATACGCTAAAGTCTACAAACCTAAAGACGTTAATGTTAAGTTCATCTATTCACAAAAAGAAGATAGTGATGGTTTCACGCCAAATACTCTCTGCCAGTTGTATTTCAATATTTACAAAGGTGCTGGATTACAAAATTGCTCAAGTCACTCAGGCAGACGTACATTTGCTACAGAGATTGCTAACAAAGGCGTAAGCATACGTGTATTGCAGAAGTTATTGGGGCATAAGAACATACAAACTACTTCAATTTACGTGGATGCTAATGACGATATGTTACGCAAGGCAGTTAATTTAGCGTAA
- a CDS encoding alpha-E domain-containing protein, translating to MLSRTADCLYWMARYTERAENTARMLDVNHQTSLLPQPTEFLEQSWKKLLTISKLEDAFMSKYDVVNRENVLDFMIYETSNPSSIVSCLYAARENARVIRGKITSEVWETQNTTWLELQRILEARHQADPSRLLEWVKHRCHLFRGVMHGTMLKNEAFYFINVGTLLERADNTARILETKYEDQAALKVLSSNKTAEDGTDGEFFDFYHWAALLRSVSAFEIYRQIYSDQVTPKQVAQLLIFNKQMPRSLVCCVNELIPLISEVKNQQSKEIERLLGKLKASLDYSDIDEVFEQGLEEFIEAFLERINHIADEFSNAYLIPLAVA from the coding sequence ATGTTAAGTCGTACCGCTGATTGTCTTTATTGGATGGCTCGTTACACAGAACGTGCAGAAAACACTGCTCGCATGTTGGACGTGAATCATCAAACCTCTCTATTGCCGCAACCTACTGAGTTTTTAGAACAAAGTTGGAAGAAATTACTCACCATCTCCAAATTGGAAGATGCCTTCATGAGCAAATATGACGTTGTCAATCGGGAGAATGTCTTGGATTTCATGATCTATGAAACCAGCAATCCATCAAGCATTGTCTCCTGTCTTTATGCCGCCCGTGAAAACGCCCGCGTGATCCGAGGCAAGATTACTTCTGAGGTATGGGAAACCCAAAACACCACTTGGCTTGAACTGCAACGCATTCTTGAGGCAAGACATCAGGCCGATCCAAGCAGATTACTCGAGTGGGTAAAACACCGTTGCCACCTCTTTAGGGGTGTGATGCATGGAACCATGCTGAAAAACGAGGCTTTCTACTTCATTAATGTAGGAACACTTCTGGAGCGTGCTGATAATACAGCCCGCATTCTAGAAACGAAATATGAAGATCAAGCCGCACTGAAGGTATTGAGCTCTAACAAAACTGCTGAGGATGGTACTGATGGCGAGTTTTTTGATTTTTATCACTGGGCAGCACTGTTGCGTTCCGTTTCTGCTTTTGAAATCTACCGCCAAATTTACTCCGATCAAGTAACGCCCAAACAGGTCGCCCAACTCTTGATCTTTAATAAACAGATGCCTCGTTCACTAGTCTGCTGCGTGAATGAATTGATCCCACTTATTTCTGAAGTCAAGAATCAACAGTCCAAAGAAATTGAACGCTTACTAGGCAAGCTCAAGGCAAGCCTAGATTATTCTGATATTGACGAGGTTTTTGAACAAGGGCTAGAAGAGTTTATTGAAGCCTTCTTAGAGCGCATTAATCACATTGCAGATGAGTTTAGTAATGCTTATCTCATTCCACTGGCAGTGGCCTAA
- the smpB gene encoding SsrA-binding protein SmpB, protein MSIVDNKKAFFDYFIEERLEAGLVLEGWEVKAIRAGRVHIKEAYVVIRKAELFLIGCHITPLLSASTHIVPDSTRTRKLLLNAIEIRKLIGKVEQKGYTLVPLNLHFSKGNVKCEIGLARGKKQHDKRAATKEREWEVQKGRIARGDLNA, encoded by the coding sequence ATGAGTATCGTCGATAACAAAAAAGCCTTCTTCGATTATTTTATCGAGGAGCGCCTTGAGGCAGGGCTAGTGCTGGAGGGCTGGGAAGTTAAGGCCATCCGCGCTGGTCGCGTGCACATCAAGGAGGCGTATGTCGTTATTCGCAAGGCGGAGCTTTTCCTCATTGGCTGTCACATCACCCCCCTGCTATCAGCCTCCACTCATATCGTCCCAGATAGCACCCGAACCAGAAAACTACTTCTTAATGCCATTGAGATTCGTAAACTGATTGGCAAGGTTGAGCAAAAGGGCTATACCCTAGTACCGCTTAACCTGCATTTCTCAAAAGGTAACGTCAAGTGCGAAATCGGCCTAGCCAGAGGGAAAAAACAGCATGACAAGCGTGCTGCAACTAAAGAGCGCGAGTGGGAAGTTCAAAAAGGACGTATCGCTAGAGGCGATTTAAACGCTTAA
- a CDS encoding tyrosine-type recombinase/integrase: MPSKKIKFNENEIAIFDDAVIYKRGDYWQFRIWLTKERKYARFSLKTRNRSTAEDKAKLHYHELMALQMQGKSYFSITTKDGVAMYLEQRQKDVEAGLIVKGRYSTINTHLEHWLEFIGRDTKLKELERTDCENYYAERTKTKKGLKISQTTVLNEQSTINAMLSWLYKRKETYIEAFDFKPLPKLDRGKEENRRALFTDNEFKAISLTLDAYIKEAEKDLTNSTNLIQAITGYYLGFSSITGLRRGEQLQLRWADVVDMEHKEARIKRFDLLKITVRGETSKVGKTRKFVIKDFGYLEGIFRIRKAKLTQKMTEQQAKQHIATELIFSTNGTTAITPRAIGYHFNKILELAEIKNIETRDLVPYSFRHYFITQRVNSNLPPAAVAEICGTSITQIEKTYYHTTEDKMVSNALADYEYINGMLVPK; this comes from the coding sequence ATGCCAAGTAAAAAAATAAAATTTAACGAAAATGAAATAGCAATATTTGATGATGCTGTAATTTATAAGCGTGGAGATTATTGGCAGTTTCGAATTTGGCTTACTAAAGAGCGTAAATACGCACGATTTAGCTTAAAGACAAGAAATAGAAGCACAGCAGAAGATAAAGCCAAGTTGCACTATCACGAACTTATGGCTTTGCAGATGCAAGGTAAGTCTTATTTCTCAATTACTACTAAAGATGGTGTTGCTATGTATTTAGAGCAACGACAAAAGGACGTGGAAGCAGGATTAATTGTTAAAGGTAGATATTCAACAATTAACACGCACTTAGAGCACTGGCTTGAATTTATTGGGCGTGATACAAAACTTAAGGAATTAGAGCGTACAGATTGCGAGAATTACTATGCAGAACGCACTAAGACTAAGAAAGGCTTAAAGATAAGTCAAACTACAGTTTTGAATGAGCAAAGCACAATTAATGCAATGCTGTCTTGGCTGTATAAGAGGAAAGAAACTTATATCGAAGCTTTTGACTTTAAGCCATTGCCTAAGCTAGATAGAGGAAAAGAAGAGAATAGAAGAGCGTTATTTACAGATAACGAATTTAAGGCTATTAGTTTGACTTTGGATGCTTATATTAAGGAAGCAGAAAAAGACTTAACGAATAGCACTAACTTAATACAAGCAATAACTGGTTATTACTTGGGTTTTTCGTCAATTACAGGATTACGGCGTGGAGAGCAATTGCAACTACGCTGGGCTGATGTTGTAGATATGGAGCATAAAGAAGCTCGAATAAAGAGATTTGACTTGCTTAAGATAACAGTACGAGGTGAAACAAGCAAGGTTGGGAAAACAAGAAAGTTTGTTATTAAAGATTTTGGTTACTTGGAAGGAATTTTTAGAATTAGAAAAGCTAAGCTAACGCAAAAAATGACTGAGCAACAAGCCAAACAACATATTGCAACTGAGCTAATTTTTAGTACAAACGGTACTACAGCAATAACACCGCGTGCTATCGGATATCACTTTAATAAAATACTTGAGTTGGCAGAAATTAAGAATATTGAAACACGTGACTTAGTGCCATACAGCTTTAGACATTACTTTATTACGCAACGTGTTAATAGCAACTTGCCGCCAGCCGCAGTTGCAGAGATTTGTGGAACCAGTATTACGCAAATTGAAAAAACTTACTACCACACGACAGAAGACAAGATGGTTAGTAATGCATTGGCAGATTACGAATACATTAATGGAATGCTTGTGCCTAAATAG
- a CDS encoding DUF6641 family protein yields MSIVTNLNLITTAKPSAISPVLQRRTKMLAKVQEQLDMCEAKRNQVPFTPKRLKTVVNKATGERTTVETIKRVKEWFWLSTETGKINLAIKYGAKTLKLNKKGANAIEITNGTELIGTLHKLKEAVIAGEFDDAISEASDATRKAFKK; encoded by the coding sequence ATGAGCATAGTTACAAACTTAAACCTAATCACTACAGCTAAACCAAGTGCAATTTCACCAGTATTGCAACGCAGAACAAAGATGCTTGCTAAGGTACAAGAGCAGTTAGATATGTGTGAAGCTAAACGTAATCAAGTTCCATTCACACCAAAACGTCTTAAAACCGTTGTTAACAAGGCAACTGGCGAACGTACAACTGTTGAGACTATTAAGCGAGTTAAGGAATGGTTTTGGTTGAGTACTGAAACTGGCAAGATTAACTTGGCAATTAAATATGGTGCTAAGACATTAAAACTTAATAAGAAAGGTGCTAATGCTATTGAAATTACTAATGGAACTGAGTTAATTGGCACTTTGCACAAACTTAAGGAAGCTGTGATTGCTGGTGAATTTGATGATGCTATTAGTGAAGCTAGTGATGCAACACGTAAAGCATTTAAGAAATAG
- a CDS encoding type II toxin-antitoxin system RatA family toxin has product MADVYKTVLIGQSADRMYGLVTDVARYPEFLPWCGGVEIFEQTETVLDAKITISFKGINQFFHTRNVNHRPETIDMVFVDGPFKHFSGQWNFIPLREDACKVEFKLHWEFKSVILDKIIGPVFGHIAGTFVDCFVKRAEELYG; this is encoded by the coding sequence ATGGCAGACGTCTACAAGACCGTTTTAATTGGCCAATCAGCCGACCGAATGTATGGCCTGGTGACCGATGTAGCGCGTTATCCTGAGTTTTTGCCTTGGTGTGGCGGGGTGGAAATTTTTGAGCAGACTGAGACTGTATTGGATGCCAAAATAACTATCAGCTTTAAGGGTATCAATCAGTTCTTTCATACTCGTAATGTGAACCATCGCCCGGAGACTATTGACATGGTTTTTGTCGACGGCCCATTTAAGCACTTCTCAGGCCAGTGGAATTTCATACCTCTGCGTGAAGATGCATGCAAGGTTGAGTTCAAGCTACATTGGGAATTTAAGAGTGTGATTCTTGACAAGATCATTGGTCCCGTCTTTGGGCACATTGCCGGAACATTTGTTGACTGTTTTGTAAAGCGCGCAGAAGAGCTCTATGGCTAG
- a CDS encoding circularly permuted type 2 ATP-grasp protein has product MKLPFDEMLDAAGKARPHYQIFHNWLKQQSDTLMGLKRAEADLIFRRVGITFAVYGDDLGSERTIPFDQVPRIFTAKEWEQLEAGLRQRVKALNRFIYDVYHDEEIIKAGIVPAEQIYNNAQYRPEMRNVSVPRDIYAQIAGIDIVRAGEGEFYVLEDNLRVPSGVSYMVEDRKMMMRLFPDLFQKYRIAPVEHYPDLLLECLKSVKPDDVKKPNVVVLTPGMYNSAYFEHSYLAQQMGVELVEGKDLFVKNEQVFMRTTQGPERVDVIYRRVDDDFLDPLAFRSDSTLGVAGLLSAHRAGNVTLANAIGTGIADDKSIYPYVPEMIEFYLGEKPILNNVPTFQCRKPDDLAYTLANLEKLVVKLTHGAGGYGMLVGPASTKAEIEEFRTHLIANPDKYIAQPTLALSTCPTFVESGVAPRHIDLRPFVLSGKTIKMVPGGLTRVALKEGSLVVNSSQGGGTKDTWVLEE; this is encoded by the coding sequence ATGAAATTGCCTTTTGACGAAATGCTCGACGCCGCAGGCAAAGCGCGTCCCCACTACCAAATTTTTCACAACTGGTTAAAGCAACAGAGCGATACCCTCATGGGCCTGAAACGCGCTGAAGCCGACCTTATCTTTAGACGAGTAGGCATTACCTTCGCCGTCTATGGCGATGATTTAGGCTCAGAGAGGACCATTCCTTTCGATCAAGTGCCACGCATTTTTACCGCTAAGGAATGGGAACAACTTGAAGCAGGTTTGCGTCAACGCGTTAAGGCCCTGAATCGATTTATCTATGATGTTTATCACGATGAAGAAATTATCAAGGCGGGTATTGTTCCTGCCGAACAAATTTATAACAATGCGCAATATCGTCCAGAGATGCGTAACGTTAGTGTGCCGCGCGACATCTATGCGCAGATTGCTGGTATTGATATTGTGCGCGCAGGTGAAGGTGAGTTCTACGTTCTAGAGGACAATTTACGCGTACCTTCTGGTGTGTCTTACATGGTTGAAGACCGCAAGATGATGATGCGCCTCTTCCCCGATCTCTTTCAAAAATATCGTATCGCTCCCGTTGAACACTATCCAGATCTTTTGCTGGAGTGTTTGAAGTCAGTTAAACCAGATGATGTTAAGAAACCAAATGTGGTTGTGCTGACACCAGGCATGTATAACTCTGCTTATTTTGAGCATAGCTACCTTGCCCAACAAATGGGTGTTGAATTGGTGGAAGGCAAAGACTTATTTGTGAAGAATGAGCAAGTCTTTATGCGTACCACGCAAGGTCCTGAGCGAGTTGATGTGATCTATCGCCGCGTTGATGATGACTTCTTGGATCCATTGGCATTTCGCTCTGACTCTACATTAGGAGTTGCAGGATTGTTATCAGCACATCGCGCCGGTAATGTGACTTTGGCAAACGCTATTGGTACGGGTATTGCCGATGACAAATCTATCTACCCTTACGTGCCAGAGATGATTGAGTTCTATCTCGGTGAGAAACCGATTCTGAATAACGTACCCACATTTCAATGCCGCAAGCCAGATGATTTGGCATACACCTTGGCCAACTTAGAAAAGTTAGTGGTGAAGTTGACCCATGGTGCTGGTGGTTACGGCATGTTAGTTGGTCCAGCATCAACCAAAGCAGAGATTGAAGAATTTAGAACGCATTTAATTGCCAATCCTGATAAATACATCGCTCAGCCCACTTTGGCGCTCTCGACATGCCCAACCTTTGTTGAGTCAGGCGTGGCTCCAAGACATATTGATTTGCGTCCATTTGTTCTCTCTGGAAAAACCATCAAGATGGTTCCAGGCGGTTTAACCAGGGTTGCCCTCAAGGAAGGCTCTTTAGTAGTGAACTCCTCCCAAGGTGGCGGCACTAAAGATACCTGGGTATTGGAAGAGTGA